DNA sequence from the Cucumis melo cultivar AY chromosome 6, USDA_Cmelo_AY_1.0, whole genome shotgun sequence genome:
TGTGTAGGCTCTGTTCAATAGCCGTttggttttttagtttttgaaaactcTATTTGTTTGCTTTCAAATCTCTAACCATGGCTTTTAAAACTAAgcttaaattttgaaaatgctCCTAAACTGTAGAGACATCAATAGGTGTAAGTAGTGTTTGTAAGgttaattttcatgaataaaatATCAAATGCCTATCAAACGGAGGCCAATAACTGCTCAGGAGTCGCAATTGGTCTCTCTCCATAGAAACTCTTTATAAGATTTCAACTATAAAAGGTGAAATTGTAGAATGTAGAAATTTTCTTATCTATCAGTCAGTGAGAATGTGACGGTTAAACATGTGATGTGATAATTTCAATTTGATTTTAGtttttcgttcttttttcttctgAATAGATACTTAATAAGCGGGCAATTGAAGCGTCGGAGAAGGAGAGGCCGATTCCAGACATTAGAACTGGTGACATTGTAGAACTTAAACTGGTAAATTTTATTCTTAACCTCTTTAGTCTAAACGCTTGTAAAAGTGTGAGTTTTTCTTAAACTCatattaataaaaatgttaTTACTACTACAGGAAGTTCAAGAAAATAGGCGTAGGCTTTCTGTTTATAGAGGAATTGTCATATCAAAACAAAATGCTGGCATCCACACTACGATTAGAATTCGCCGAATTATTGCTGGTGTTGGTGTGGAAATTGTTTTTCCGCTGTAAGTATTGAGtcattttgatttctttctagTATCTAATATATACTGTCACTAGAATATGTGtgttcttcatttctatctcaCTTGCTGATGAACTCATGTAAGCACGCATAAGATTTAGCTTATTTCTCTTTTCCCAATTTTTTGAAAAGAGTTGTGAAGAAAACTATCTGGATTTGGATGACCTGAGAACGCTTAAACCTTTATTACCTATTTTTGGTTCAAATTTCTAAAACTTAACTTATCTTCAGATCGTTGTCTATTTAAACATAAGATTGAGCGTCTCCAGAACAACCTCACTTGATGATTTGGTAATAAAGCAATAGTAGTTGGGGTTTGGATGACTTGAGGAATCTTGAACCTTGTTACATATTTTGGTCTTAAATTCCTCTTTCCATAGTAGTAAACCTCCCACCGGCCACCACATTCATCAAAATTTGATGAAATCCCTCACGATGAAATGCTTAACATCTATTGCGATACCCTAAGCAACTCTATACTTGGGGGCTGAAGTTCTTGTTTGTCGTtatgaataaaataatatgaaaggTCAGATGATGAATATTTTGTTACCTGCTCGGTTACTAATCTCAAGATGGATTTTTATTGCAGATACTCACCAAACATCAGAGAGATAAAAGTGGTGAGCCACAGGAAGGTGAGGAGGGCAAGGTTGTATTATTTGAGAGACAAACTTCCAAAACTCTCTACTTTCAAGTGAAAACCCCCCCAATTCCTTTTTTTCATCGACCGTCAACGGGTTGTATCTTGCTATGATTGAAAATTTCCtgtttcttttttatagacGCGGGCATTATTCTTCTGTATTTATATTATCCTCCCACATTAACATTTGCTAGTCTAATTATATATCTGAGCAACAGGGTTTTGATGAAGGTTACTGTCTTGGATTCACAATCACGCAACCTTGCACCATGTTCCCAAGCTTTTTTACCAATCCTCATTTGTTTTCCCTcacttttaactttaattttatgAAGTTGGGTGTCTCGAGATCTTTCAGCTTTGAACCAAATAGCGTGGGAAGGTTCGGTGTTTGTATCCTCCACGCATCTTTACCTCTAACTTTTCTTTCTATAGACAGAATTTTTATGTACTTAGTAGATTACTTGCATACTTTGCGGAATCATGGCAAGTCAGAGCTTTTACTTCCCTTCGCTTCAAGGAGAATTGGCGGCCACGCTACTGACACGATCAAAGGTCAGTTTCTATTTACCTTTGTTCTTAGTGGTGGAGTTCTTAGAGAGGCAACGATCACTAACTGCTATGATGCACTTTCTTTGGTCTTTATTTGGAACAAGCATTAACAAAATTTCAGGAGTTGATTCCTTACTAACCTGAATATGTTCTTAGAGGGATGACTTTTGTAGAGTGGTTTTCCAACTGTCTTGTGGAACAATTGATTGCAAACAATTAAGAGCATATTTGTTGGTCATTTTTGTGAATGGGGTTCATGAGTAGGAAAAATAGGAAGAAATAAGAAGTtaacatttttttcctttttctttttttttttcgctattttaaatgacaaaatttctaaaaatgtttacaaatacactaaaatataataatttgttTGTAGCTTAGACCAAAATCGACTATTGTGTCTATCGTGATATAAGACATATAGACGGTGGTATTTTGCTATGTTcagtaaatattttggttcattttgttatatttgaaaatagctctttattattataattcgAGCTAATATAAATGGGTACTCTCAAATTTTTGAATTGTGtcaatatcaatttaaaccctaaactaataattgtatcaatttcaAACTTAagttttaataaatataaacttttatacatatatcaatttaaatcctCAACTTTcaaaaacatgtccaagtaacATAATGGAGAGTTTAAATTGATAGGTTGATAAAAGTTGTCAAAATTGATACACATGTAAAAATTTAGGGAttaaaattgatacaattattagtttggAATTAAAATTGATACAATTCTCAAAAGTTCATGGTttgaattaatataattaatagtttaatgtTTAATTCGAAACGAActataaatgaaaatttttgcttattatcattatcattttcattattattatatcacaATACATGTGATAAAGATTTGAATTTATTGGCTTATTGCGTCTTAACGTGTTAAAAGTTAAAACTATGCTTATGGTACACCAAATTAGTTACAACTATGATTCAATTTGGTAACTATTTAGACGTGTTTTTAAAATGAAGCTTCAAAGTtgttttaaaaacttgtttttttagtgaaaaattggctaataattcaaaatattaacTTTGGAAGTTTGAAAACTATGAGcaacaaatttgaagaaaacCAACGTCATCTTTTAAAACTAAATGATTATCAAATAAGGTATTAGTGATACTATGCATAAAATAACCATTATATCAATCATAGTTTCGAAGATTATGACTGGCTATTagattataattaaataattgaaTGCAATTAATAAGATAATTGATATTGGAATACCATCAGTTACGCTTGAAGGTAAGAGACGTAATTTTCATGTTTATGTTCAATAACAAAGTTTTGTCGAGTATATCAACACTCATTGTGGGTGCTCGCATATAACAATCCTTAAGAACCAAAGATTATCGAGAAACCTAACTTGAGTATTATTTGATCGAAAAGCTTTTATAATATGGAGTTAAGTTAACATcatctataatattaatttttatctgtttttttttttttttttttttgttatgggGTTGAATAAAACAATTCTAAGTACATTCGTCATCTATAACTATAAAAAGTACTTCGAAACTATTATTGAGAACGCATAGACACCTTTTTCCATAAATGGACGGGACATGGTTCAAAAGAATGAGCTTTATTATCCTTTACCATTCCATTATACTTTAACTCATTTTCATCAAAGCTTATGGTGATGACCAAATTGACAAAGATGCATGCAATTTGCAAAATTTAATGAAAATCAAGTCCTCATTGTTacaaaacttcaaattttattaataagaTGGTTTGATATAATTAATACATGTTATTGATTGAGTTGGTAAGGGTTCTTTATTTTAGAATGTACCTACTAAATtacctaaaaaaaaagttaaaattttatttgaaataataattttttttaaaaaaatatttataaatatagtaaaatatcacaatctatttATGATAGATCAAACTAGTCTATTATCTGTATGATGATAGTTGTCTATCTTGATTTATCATGGTTCATCGTATATAAGcggtgatattttgttatattttataaatatttttgtattattttaaaaataataataataatattgtttttaggtgtttttttttttataaaaaaagtgTTTTTGAATAAAAGATTTATTAGGTTGTGGACTTCCTTTAAAAGTAATTGTgctaattatataatatatattcttatttggacattacccttttttttatcaatcaattgaaagtttttttctttacaaataATCTATGTTTCAAGCTTTTCTTCCTAAAGATCTTCTAATCAATCAAACTTTAAAAACTGCTATTCTATTAATTCATATCTTTTTACTTATACTTTTATTATCTAAAATCACTTCAAAGAAGAATGATTAGcactttaaattaataatttttttacttgctttgcaaaaaaaagtagaaatatattttcttttcaaaagcTTTTCCAAATGATTAATAATATCATAAAAATTTGACCACTAAGagatattataatttatattgACATTTTTAATAGGATGGAAATAATATCATTTTTTACTGTTTTGGCTTTAGGTGTCATTTACCctctaaatttcaaaatattatattaagtttttttttttttgttttaatttagtgTTTTGTATCAATTAGATCtctagattttaaaattttaactttaattcTTTACTGATTACCCACTTTCCATCAATGGAGCTAATgtctactaattaatttaaataaatataattaaattagatCAGTTATATCTTGTAATACAAATAACTAAGTATTCAATGAAAAAtcaaagttaaaaaatataaactCCGAATATGGTGgaccaaattaaaacaaaatccaAAGTCTAAGAGTAAAATTAGAACAACTAAACTAAAACCGaaactaaaatttaaagattaaaCGTGCAATATTTTAAAGTTCATatgtcaaatatatatataattttcggGAAGGAATGTTCGTAAAACTTACTCATTATGATCATTCTTCTAATttgtaattaaaagaaaaatttaggTTTGAAAACATTAAATGAGATTGAAAAAATGAATGCAAAAGAAAAGGCATTAAAGAAAGGTTCCTTTTGGGGAGAGAAACCAGCAAAGTTTGCTCCCTTCAATAACTACATTAATCATTATAGTGTATGGTTACAACTTCATATATATCATTAAAAATTCatatcaaatttgaaatttaatttaatttattgcttcaactttattagttttttctttatgATAATGTAtaaaaaactttattttattcACATCGTCTAAGCTTGCATTAAAAAGAAAGTATACATAGTTTATGAAATTAAAAGTTTCAATTATATCATTAAAGTAAATATTAGATTATATTATTGAAGAATATGAGTTGTTTAACTTTAcaattatttattcatttatttttcataaatcaATCTATATTTTTACAACCATGATGATTTTTGGGTACATATAACCTTTTTCTTAAAAGTTGTTGTTTGTTATTTATTACCTAAGTTTAGGTATGCAATTTAGatttagttttgtttgtttttggcATTTATTGACTCAATTAGATTTAATGAATATTTGAATgacttattttttaattgtaaaaaatggcaaaatatttaaatttaataataataataataataataataataataatacttttttaacaaaaataataaatttgtgaaaatatatttagatcctaaataaaatcaaataataataataagaaaacatATCCATTAAAACATAATAATTAGCAACAAGAGATGACACGTCAACATTCATATTGAATCAGGTGCCACGTCAGTGGGACCTTTGTACAGTCTGGACAACGAAAACTCTTTTCCTTTTGAACCCAATACGTCACTTTCAAATTCTGTATTGCCACGTGTCCcactctctatctctctcttctctttttctctctctagtTTTCAGTGAAGCTCTGCAGTAGCCATCATCGGAGAGAGGTTGCCCCAAACAagctttctctctctctctctctctctctctctctctctttcttcactcttccttcttctttgcCTAAATTTTCGAAAccccttttgtttttttctttcgaTTGAATTTCAAGTTGGACCGAGCAATCCGTATTCTTCTTTCCCCCTTTCCCTTCGCTTCACCACTAATTCTTCTCTCAATTTCTTAATTCATATCCCAATcctctttttttctatttcattCTCTCTGTTTTGTGGCACTGGCATTCCGCtgtttttggattttttctGTCTTCTCTTTTGTTCTGTTTCTgggttgtttttgttttttaatgcTTGCCTTCTGCACTGGAAATCGATAACTGGGtcgatttttgttttgttttgttttttcttttttttttttaaattttgatctGGGTTTCTTCCGTCATGAGTGCTGGAGGTGGGAATCGCTTAATCTCCGTTCAACCGGATGAACTCAAGTTTCAGAGTATGtccttttttgtttcttgttgtTTTTATCTATATTTGATTGAATTTGCAGTTGTTTTTCGTTTAATTCTTGTCTTTATTTTGGGAGGAAAAAAATGGAATGATTAGATGACGTTTTGTGATAGTTGTTGAGGATTAGAGGTTGATGTCATCTGAATTGAGAGAAACTCTGAATGCTTTGAGTCTGAGCAATTTGCAGTTCCTTTCCTTGTTATTTTATATAAGAACTGATGATTTCGTAGGAGGAAATTGCTTTTTGGAACCTACCCTAAATACTCAATAATTCAGTCAAACTTTCAATTTCCTCGCATTGAGTGTTGAGGATTATAGTATTTGTACCTTTTACCTACTATAATTCAATTATATCCTATCCCTTTCCCTGTACTTACTGTTCATCTCGTCCACTTTCAgtctctctcctttttttttttttttttttggacaaGGACTCCAAGCTGCTAGGTTTTTTCATGGAGGTGGAAGCCTTTTCTATTAGAGGCATAAGCCTCTTGTTAACGAAAAGGGCTGAGCCTGATGATAACATTTGTATGTAGACTTGAGGCGAGTGTCGATGATTGTTCGGTAGCATTTATAGTGTTTTTGTGATGAGCGTGGATGATTGTTCGGCTTGCATTATCATATTTTTGTGATGAAAATTTTGGAGCTGGACGATTGGGTCTAAAATAAGATTGGACACGGTTATCATGGCTCAGTGTTTGGTGCTTTGTTATTGAACTCAAATGATTCTCTGTAGTGTTGGTGCTTTGTTATTGAACTCAAATGATTCTCTGTAGTGTTGTGCTTTGTTATTGAACTCATATGATTCTCTGTTGTGTTTCATACGTTATGGTTGGACCCTAGGAATTTAAAGCCATTTACTGGTTGAAGCTTAGTccttttttgtgtgtgtgtttgtgtggAATTTTTATACCACCAGTATTATCCATGGCTTCCCTCGATCCATGGAATTTTAGGAAAGAGAAGTAAATATCACAACCTGGTCTAATACTACCAATGTATTGTATCAAAGGTAGATAAAGGATGTTCATTCGGTGCTTTTGTTCGTTCGTTTGCGAGTAAAGTTTTGTAGTCTTATATGTGAACTTCGTTACATCTGTTTTCTGGGTGGACTCTTTTGCATTTGCATTTTGAACTTACAAATGTGGGGCCTATATAATCAGTTGAGTTGGACAAGCAGAGCTTTTGTGATCTTAAAGTTGCAAACAACACAGAACATCATGTTGCCTTTAAGGTAATAGtttgattattttaaaaatgcATACATAACTAACATTGAGAATCCATTTTGGAAAGCATTTTAATTAATTGGTTGACTtcatatttatttctttatcaCTCATGCTAGGTCAAAACAACCTCGCCTAAGAAGTACTTTGTGCGTCCCAACACTGGTGTTGTACAGCCTTGGGATTCTTGCATCATAAGAGGTTTTACTTTTTATATAAGCATTCTATGTTTGTGCTTTGCACTGATCATTAACACATAATATCTTTGAAAAATTGAGGATGCAATTGCAATTCTTTCAAgcttgaaagaaaaataatgttgGTTCATTTGTGATTGGAAAATCTTGAAGTGGTTTTTTTGATACCACATCATCTAAAATTATTAAGTGGCCTTGACAGATAAGATTCCCTTTGCACTAGCAGATGTTTAACTTCTCTCTTGCTTtgtgtttgtttatttttaaatgttaaacTAAGTCGAAGTTGTTGCTGGATTCACAGTGACTCTCCAAGCCATGCGAGAGTATCCTGCAGATATGCAATGCAAAGATAAGTTTCTCTTGCAAAGCACGATAGTCCCACCAAATACTGATGTAGATGAGCTTCCTTCTGATGCTGTAAGAATTTTTACTTGCACCTTAATACGAATGGACATACTGTTTCATTCTAATAAGTTTCATTCgaaatattattttcttatttccAGTTCAATAAGGACAGTGGAAGGACAATAGAGGAATGCAAGCTTAAGGTTATCTATATTTCTCCTACATCAGCCTTGGGGAACTCAGAAGATGAAAAGAATTTATCTCAAAGCTCCTCTGTGAGTGCTGAAATTCTACATTTTGTTccttgaatatatatattttgaaccTTCCCTGTACAACCATGTTATAGTGTAAGGAATTAGAAATATCACTTCTATTCTATGCTCTCATcctgatatatatatatatatatatatatatatattttacatttgTTGTCCAGTAGCTGTCTGCACATTAAGTTAAGCCTCTATCGTTCATAAATTTTAAACACATAGATTGTTCTTCCATATCTCATATACCATTGGTGCTAACTCCTGCAGGCTGTACACCGTCTGAAGGAAGAGAGAGACATGGCGATAAGGCAAACACATCAATTACAACAGGAACTGGTGAGACACATCTCTGCTCTATTATGCTTTTTTGCTGCTATAGTAATTGTAATAACCGAAAGTCTTTAAACTTGTTGAATGCATAGTTCATATAATAATAAGTTGAATCAGAATGAAGGAcctaaaattaaattcaaaatgtgtttgaatctaaaattttgtgaCTCAATTAATAGCATTGGATTCTGAGAGAGACTCCATATATGAATTTGAACAAGATAGGATCTGATatgatctctctctctctctctcttttttattttttggtaaGAAGAAAACTCCCATGGAGCGAAATGAGAGGATATATAGGCATAGAAAAAACCAACAACAAGCCCAATAAAAGGGAGACCGAAAGCACAAAATTAGAAGAATGGGCTTCaatccaaaaaaaatcaaaccaaaatcATAATTACAAACATGTAGTCTCTTCCGTTTTAAAAAATGGTAGCTTGTTAAATCCACTTACAACACAACAACTTTTCTTTTGAAAGGGAGAGTTTGGGAGTTGCCCAcgaacttttcttttcttttttttcaacgATAACCCAACCTTTTATTGAGAAAAATGGAGTACAGGGAGGGAAAAAATGCCTACAAAAGGAAAGAGCTTCAATTAAGGCAAATAAGACCTAATGAATAATTGGAGAATCCTAGAGAGATTATAGAGCCTAACAAGAGACCAAACTTCACTAGAATCTCTCTCCATTCCTTTAAAGACTATTAATCCTCTCCATCCAAAGATATCACTACAAAACACACTCGAACTTACCTCAAAAGCCTCCCCTTTTCTCTAAATGGGTG
Encoded proteins:
- the LOC103490849 gene encoding vesicle-associated protein 2-1 yields the protein MSAGGGNRLISVQPDELKFQIELDKQSFCDLKVANNTEHHVAFKVKTTSPKKYFVRPNTGVVQPWDSCIIRVTLQAMREYPADMQCKDKFLLQSTIVPPNTDVDELPSDAFNKDSGRTIEECKLKVIYISPTSALGNSEDEKNLSQSSSAVHRLKEERDMAIRQTHQLQQELDMMKRRKYRKGDPGFSFTFAIFVGIVGIMAGFLLNLTLSSPSTE